The following is a genomic window from Prunus persica cultivar Lovell chromosome G7, Prunus_persica_NCBIv2, whole genome shotgun sequence.
CCATGTGCTCAGATTCAAGCAGCTCATCTttctggaaattttttttttttttaaggcaGCGAATGAGTGATctgcaaagaaacaaaagactGAAAAAGAAAGCCAGAAGGatgtcaagaaaaaaaaagccagTGGCAAGAAAAAGTCGAGCAAGTCCCCGGCCAAGGTTTCGACAAAGGATCAAggtgaaaaatgataaaagatctgggtttcatcagagaattcagctggtattgttaaagcgaattcgtgctgataacgtgttataaatctagaggAATTGGAGAGAGGGAATTGAGATGGAGAGAAGGGAatgttttctcttcttattgtGTACTTCTTACAAGTAGGGAgaagccttatttataggcatttggGCTCTACATttacaacaatatcattaTTATTCTCGCATTATGATAttagagaaaggaaaaaaaaaccattgatGACATTGTTGTAATTGTCAAGTTTTTCAAGGCTTGTATGGTATATTTAGTCCCTTAAAAGTCAAATGagttttttctaaaatttgaatattataagattttttattttgggcttCATTTATGGACTTACATGTGAAAAGtcgtaatttttttcttagcGAAGCCTATATGTCAATATAATTCTTCAACCTAAACAACTACTCGGTCACTACTTTCATCATCTTAGAATAACAATTCAATCTACTTAGgtgttattttaaaaatgtagggaaaaataattaaattagatAAGAGTtcaattccttcttttttatttctttttcttttaattagtCAAGTGGTCTAGCCTGTGAAAAAGGAATTGACTTGTAAATAAgtggtctcaagttcgaacccACATGACACCCTGGTAATATGTACCTCCGGACTCTTGTAGTTTAAACTAtaacttgtattaaaaaaaaaaagaattaaaataaaataaaataaaataaaaggcttttttttgtttgcttaaCCCAAGAACACAAGGCATCCATGCAGCATCACTAAGTCCACCTGGACCATTGAGTTTCAACTTTAAATTTCAACACATCCTGCCTCTCTTATGTGTCTTCTTCTCACGAACTCATCGAAACACATAAGCACCAAGCagaccttcttcttcttcttcttcttcttcttccagtcatttctttctttttctcttgccACTATTCTTGGTCAGAATTGGCTGCTAAAACCACATCTCTCTTCTGAATTAATTTCCACACCCAAGAAAAATTAAGCAACGAGactcaaagagagagagacagtaAATTCTACAACTGCTTGGAATTTAATCTATTTTAAATTGTCTATCTATACATCTCTCTAGAGAGCTAGGAAAGGGGTAAAGGGGACATCATTTCAAATTAAGATGAcattagttaattaataataGCTAATTAAGAGACAAAGAGACATTGGAGCCAGCCAGCCATGATCGTTGATATGAATTATGACTGATCTTGTCGAGGACGACCCATCCAGAGAGAACTGAGAGCTCTGAGACGATGGAAGTACTCAGCCATTGCCAGCAAACACCTAGCTGCTTGACGGGTCGTCAGGATTTGTTGCAGCCTGTGAATCGTCTGATGCCTCAGATTATCAGCCTGTAAGttccattttatttaattagatCCTATTATAATGTGATATAGAGTAACGTTACGTGATATAATTCGTacacttatattataatacgtgaataaattatataatataataatatcatGTGCagtataaaaaattcaacctAGGCTCCATGAGATTAACCCTAAGAAGTTTAGTTTTACCTAGGGAGATAAGTTTGACTTTGTGGTGTATAATAAGGGATTGATTGTCAAATTGGTTAACTAGCTAAAGCGTAAAAAAAGTCATTATTTAGAAAGTTAATGAATGTGGGTAAGAAAGTTTGCAATGAATTTTGACTATAAGGGGTGGCAGAGGGGACCGGGAAAATAGATAGAGCCAAAGCCATCTTCCTTGAGTAAGTACATAATTTGTCAATTACTTGACTTCTTGGCCTTTTCAATATGCTGACCACGTTTTCTACCGATATATCTGAGACTGCATATGCATACATGCTCggcattttgaaaataaatatgtatatttaaaTGACGGCATTAGAATTAGTGAGGTTCATGCATTCAGATTTCAGACAAAAGCAAGGAATTTAATTAGGCTATATAATATTGGTCAATACCAATATGGTACGCTAATTTAACGGGTATCGGTTGTCAAAATTAAGATCTATTAACTTTTGATTGTATCATAAAGTCAACTAATTTAACGGGTACTGGTTGTCAAAACTAAGATCTATTAACTTTTAATTGTATCATAAAACCAACAAATTAAAAGGAACCGACATCATTATCAACATATTAAGTTGTCAACTATTTGGCAGTGTTGCCTAAGACTATATCCAATAAAATGATTCAAACTCTGAAATCATATCACCTTTACAAATCTAGGACCTTTGATTTTCAAAAAGTTGAGTTCAATTTGAATAAGAGCCTAGGCTAGTTGCTCAAATCATAATGGCATTGCTCTCATTTTCGTGGGTTTGGAAGAAATAGGCAATGTATATGTTGGCTAGCTATTATCTCTAGAACATTGGGTCAAAAGGAAGTTATGGTGCGGGGACTACGTGGTGCTTCTAAGTCAAACGGTTACGACCATGACATCACACACAGATATGGGCCTAGAGATCTCTTTGGATGGAGATGTACGTTAGTGGACACCAGCAATGTGGGTTACTGCCACGTGTCCGGTTTGGAGCTCACCAGCTATCAGAGGTGTAGAGGAAACTTTGGCTAGCTAGATCTCTCACTATagctgtacttttttttttataataaaaaaataattgaaaaattagggTTGGTCGACCTTGATCCTTGGTTCTTGCCTCCCGTAGTTGGTGAAAACGTTGAAAAATACAAGCTACAACTACAAACTAATTATACTCAAAGCTAATTAGTGCATAAAAATGCTATATTTTCgtataaattattatattcTATATTGTTAGATAGCCTAACATGTATTTTATATTCTACGAATTTACAGTCTGacaatataaaattttatatgccgaatataaaaacattacctatatatattgtttggaGACGTACGTGTATTAAATATGTGTTTCTAACTTTTGAACTTAATGGTATGGGGCTAGTTTTATTGGAAACCTAAGGAGCAATAGAAGGCAGGGATTGAATGCAAAAAGGTCCCTttcaagaaataataatacatgAAGCGACAACCTCTCATGAGAAAGAGGCATGCAGATAAATAGATTCCATGTACCCACCAGCCACCTCATGAGAGTGAGACATGGAGTGGTTCATGTGGTGTTGGGGGTAGGTTTTCCCAACCAAAACAGGACCAGATATTCCTTTTCTTGGGGGCCCCACTTACAAGATCATCGTGAGGGGACCACCATCAAGATCGGACGGTCTAACACTGCATGCCTCATCAGCGTGCAAATtactatataaaaaagaaatttatgtTGTAATTTaagatgaaaatatatatatatatatgtacctgTCTAACGAAGCCTTCAAGGGTGGAGAGCTTGTTCATGGCTATAGCCATCTGTCCCATGTAGTTGGCCATGTTAGGAGGGCAGCTCAATGAATCGGAGGTTATGGTGTCTGAGAGAGACTGGTTGAGAGCTTCAAGCCCTTGGGAGAGAGCCTCTTCAGCTTCCTGTGTAGATTGTCGTAGCCCACAAATACCCAATAGTTGCTGCTCCGTTAATGGCTCAATTTGGTTCAGAATAATCTGAtttatcaacaacaacaaaaacccaataatTAATGTCAATAATCTCTCCAATATTAATCGTTTAAAATCTTAtgtttatacaagcgatagtctaaaataCTTTAAATTAACATAATCTACGAGAAGTCTGATTCGAACATAGGTGCAATATGGGGCAGACCCGCTGTACTGGCCAACTAACCTAACTCACACATCTACTAATTGATTAAATGTTGTAAATATCATGCATGCAAATACCCAACTTTCTTGACTGTTGTTTTTTGCTTAATTATTTGCAAGAAACCAAAGATAAAGATGAAGACAGAAACAAGATAgagaaagaaatcaaaagaGGAAGACACCCGTGTAACTCTCTTTCTTGGCTCTCTCATTCTCAGAGgccaaaatttgcattaacaGACATGACTTTAGGGGGATTGACACCTAACTCTACCCTTTAGTGGAAACCCTTCACGTTGCCTTTCGTCATTCATGATATTCACAATGAGAGAAATGAGATCGATTAATATTCTTTGCTACTGCCACCCACAAGTACTTAGATGTACATGTACCCATGAGTCCATGAAGACATGACCCACATGCATATATTTTACTTCTCATTTTGATCATAATATATGCTCCTTGTACTATAGTATGTCATCATATCCCTTCACATGTATACATCATTcttatctctctcttcccctctTGGAACTTGTGATGAATTCTTACTAACACAAAAACATATATGATTAAGCAAATAATTAACCTTTTTTTGCTTCTGTTTTATGTAATTTAGCTCAAGTtccaaacaaaattttgaatatggTACTCTTCTTAGAGAAAGATTATATATAAGCGCCACGTATAATGATTTTTTACTAAGCTCTCGTAATGTActcttgtcattttcttctcaCACAATTCGTGTTGTACTTCTTtttccaagaaatttgactaTTTTCTAAGAAGCAAATTATGAAATAACAATAACTAATAATTATAAGGAGATGTGTATAAATCTAGGATTAATTAGAGGGGCATGCACCTTGATGACCTCAGAGGGCCGAAATCCACCCATCCACATGAAGCATCGCTCAGCTGGAGTCTTCCACATGCCAGAGACAATGTGAAACACATCTGTCTTGGCAACCATGCTTTTGAGGTTCATCACTTCATCGTAGTGTGCTAAGCAATTGTCCACAAACAGCCGCAGCTCATTCTCCGGTAGATGCTCTTGCACCGCTGCTCGAAGCTCGCACATGAGACGATGGTGCTCCTCCTGCCACCTTGCATACTCTATATCGAAAACTGCCGCGTCTAGGAAAAAAGGCAgacagaagaaagaagaaaaatgggttTCAGGCTTTCAAGGTTTATTTTGAGAGATGGCTGAAtctaagaaagaaaagaatatagaataatttttttattaaatgttATTATTACCTGAGCTAATGCTGTTCATACCAAGAGGAAGGCCTTGTTGATCTCCTCCTACAATACCTCCTCCAAAGAACATGCCCTAATAAAACAAACCCCAAGTCTTAAAAGAATGGTTCAGGAAAAAAATCAACCAGAAAATACCCAATTAATTAAGAGCAAGTGTTTCTTTCAATcatgcataaaataaaataaaaagaagttaTAATCACCTGAGATCTAGCTCTTTGCAGCTCTTGCTCCAGCTGAGTAAGCTTAATCCTACTTGTCTCTAACTGCTGGACATAAGCCTGTCAAAGcacaccaacaaaaaaaaaatggtgtaaggatttaaagaagaaaagttaaaATGAGTTGCAAACCTTCAGTGGATTGAGTACCTTTTTTCTAAGCCTGCTTTTCCTGGCTGCCTCTCTATTCTGAGCAAGCCTTCTCAGTGTCTGCACACAAATAATCATAGCAAACGTTGGAAATCGTTGTcgtagagagaagaaagagagaagaagtgCAAATCTTTTGCCATAAAAAAGTGAACCTTAGGGTCTGGTGTTTTGGGTCCTTCTTGCTCTGAACTTGATGTAGTTGGACCCTTGCGGTTTCCCTCACGCTGCCACAACATTCAAAGTAACACACAACGCAACAGATAAATTAGTCAAAACAAATTCATATAATTTTGATAGAAAATACATGGCTCTACTAATTTCCAGACGTCCGCATAggaaaaaatgataatttattttattaaaaattatatatatatatatatataccttgaTAGCTTTGGCAGGTTCTTGAGGGCGAGACGAAGGAGCAGGAGCAGAAGCATCTTTGCGAGGGTTGGC
Proteins encoded in this region:
- the LOC18769573 gene encoding bZIP transcription factor TGA10 isoform X1; the encoded protein is MGFSREFNFAEDEEEEKGEQILLETRLLASARTSSAFMASSIQGNNQLEQQQQQQQQHHHHHQQQHHQIQDHHHHQHQQQQQIQYGMMQSSSSNIPAGNFISKDSGAYDLGELDQALFLYLDGQSQDHHNSSSTATTTTTHHLHQDTQRHHQNNSLSGMRPPTLNIFPSQPMHVEPPSTKAAGTGLVSPAAMSGSKRPSEPSMELANPRKDASAPAPSSRPQEPAKAIKREGNRKGPTTSSSEQEGPKTPDPKTLRRLAQNREAARKSRLRKKAYVQQLETSRIKLTQLEQELQRARSQGMFFGGGIVGGDQQGLPLGMNSISSDAAVFDIEYARWQEEHHRLMCELRAAVQEHLPENELRLFVDNCLAHYDEVMNLKSMVAKTDVFHIVSGMWKTPAERCFMWMGGFRPSEVIKIILNQIEPLTEQQLLGICGLRQSTQEAEEALSQGLEALNQSLSDTITSDSLSCPPNMANYMGQMAIAMNKLSTLEGFVRQADNLRHQTIHRLQQILTTRQAARCLLAMAEYFHRLRALSSLWMGRPRQDQS
- the LOC18769573 gene encoding bZIP transcription factor TGA10 isoform X2 — encoded protein: MGFSREFNFAEDEEEEKGEQILLETRLLASARTSSAFMASSIQGNNQLEQQQQQQQQHHHHHQQQHHQIQDHHHHQHQQQQQIQYGMMQSSSSNIPAGNFIKDSGAYDLGELDQALFLYLDGQSQDHHNSSSTATTTTTHHLHQDTQRHHQNNSLSGMRPPTLNIFPSQPMHVEPPSTKAAGTGLVSPAAMSGSKRPSEPSMELANPRKDASAPAPSSRPQEPAKAIKREGNRKGPTTSSSEQEGPKTPDPKTLRRLAQNREAARKSRLRKKAYVQQLETSRIKLTQLEQELQRARSQGMFFGGGIVGGDQQGLPLGMNSISSDAAVFDIEYARWQEEHHRLMCELRAAVQEHLPENELRLFVDNCLAHYDEVMNLKSMVAKTDVFHIVSGMWKTPAERCFMWMGGFRPSEVIKIILNQIEPLTEQQLLGICGLRQSTQEAEEALSQGLEALNQSLSDTITSDSLSCPPNMANYMGQMAIAMNKLSTLEGFVRQADNLRHQTIHRLQQILTTRQAARCLLAMAEYFHRLRALSSLWMGRPRQDQS